Within Chloroflexota bacterium, the genomic segment GTCGCGCAGGCCACGGCCTTCGGGCAGGCCTTCGCGATCTTCGCGCTGCTCCTGCTGCCGGTCGTGCTGTTCGTGGGATGCGCGACATTCGTCCGCCTCGGTGAGATCAACGACGAAGACGTCGTCTGGGTACAGGGCATGAACCGACTGCGGCGGGCGTATCTGGAGCTCGATCCAGGTATCGAGCCGTACCTCATCACCGGGTGGACCGAAGACGTGGCCGGCGTCCTTCGGACGTATGGGACGTCGATCGGCGAACCGAGCCTCCGCGAGAACTCCATGCACGCGCTCGTGACGACGCCGGCCATGATCGCGTTCGTGAACTGCGTGGTGGCGGCGGTCCTCGTCGGCCTGGTGCTCGCTCAATTGGGGGCCGGGATGGAGTTTTCGGCGATCGGAGCGGCGGTCGGCTTCGTCGCGGGCCTCGCTCTCTTTGCTCTCTACAGCGCACGCAAGGCGAAGGGGTTCTGGCTGACCGGAGCAAGCCAGGGGGACGGCGACTGACCTCGCCGGGGTCTGGCACTCAGGGTTCGAGAGTGCCAATCGGTATAATCCGCCGGCAATGGCCGTCAAGCGCGACTACTACGACATCCTGGGCGTCGAGCGCGACGCGTCCGAGGGGGACATCAAGCGCGCCTTTCGCCGCGCCGCGCAGAAGCAGCACCCCGACGTGGATGCCAGCTCCGGCTCTGAGGAGCGGTTCAAGGAGCTGAACGAGGCGTATCGGGTCCTGTCGGATCGGCAGCGACGCGCGGCGTACGACATGTTCGGCCACGCCGGCGTGGATGGGTCGAGCGCCACCGGGGAGCCGTTCGGCGGCGGGTTCGGGCCCTTCGGCGACATCTTCGACGCGTTCTTCGGCGGCGCGCCGGCTGGGACGCGAAGGCGCCAGCGGGTGGTAGCCGGTTCCGACCTGCGCTACGACCTGACCATCACGCTGGCCGAAGCGCTGACCGGGATCAGCCGCGAAATTCGCTTCCCAACCCTGGTGCGGTGCCCGACCTGTGACGGCAGCGGCGCCGAGCCGGGAAGTGAGCCGGAGCGCTGTCCGGACTGCAACGGCACCGGGGAGCGGCGCCGGGTCAGCCAGACGATCCTGGGCCAGATGGTGAACATCACCGCTTGCCCGCGTTGCGGTGGCGAAGGTCGCGTCGTCTCCACTCCGTGCCACACGTGCAAGGGCGACGGCCGTCTGCGCGAGGAACGGCGGCTCCAGGTCAGCATCCCGCCGGGGATTGAAAGCGGACAACGGATCGCGATCGAGAGTCAGGGTGAGGCCGGTCCGCGGGGAGGCCCTGCCGGCGACCTGTACGTGATGGTCACCGTCCGCGAGGACCCGGACCTGGTCCGGCGAGGGACCGAGCTGTACACCGAGGTGGCCGTCACCTTCACCCAGGCCGCGCTGGGGGCCAAGTTGCCGGTCCGCACGGTGGAGGGCAGCGAGGAGGTCGAGATCCCGGCCGGGATCCAGAGCGGGGAAGAGATCAGGCTTCGCGGCCGCGGCCTGCCACGCCTGCGCGGGGCGGGGCGCGGCGATCTCCACGTCATCGCCACTGTCGTCGTGCCGGCCAAGCTGACCAAGCGCGAGCGCGAGCTGCTCAAGCAGCTGGGCGATGTCAGCGGCCCGGCCGTCCTGCCCAAGAGCGGTCCCTCGTTGGGCGATCGGTTGCGCGATCTCTTCGGCTAGCCGCCTGACCGACCGATCGAGACTGATGCGCTGGCTGGCCCTTAGCGTGGAGGCCGACGTCGAGGCCGTGGAGGCCGTCAGCGAGATCTTCGGCCGTCTCGGCCAGGGAAGCGCGGTGGAGCCCCTTGAGCTTGTGGCCCAGGGCGCCGATGAGCAGGCATTGCGCCCCGACCCGGCGGCCGGGTACCGGGTGACGGTCTGGATCCCCGACGATGGGGAGGCCCCGGACGCGATCGACCGCACCCGGAAGGCCCTCTGGCACCTGCGCGCCTTCGACCTGAGGCCGATGAGCCAGCTATCGGTCACGACGACCGACGACGCCGCCTGGGCGACCGCGTGGCGCGACGGCTATGAGCCGATTCGGAGCGGCCGGCTGACCATCGTCCCGTCGTGGCTGGAACCCCCGAAGGGCTCCGACCTCGTCATTCGGTTGGATCCGGGGATGGCCTTCGGGACCGGGTTGCACCCGACGACTAGGGCGTGCCTCGAGCTTCTCCAGACCGTTGAGCCGATGCCGACGGCGGTGCTCGACGTGGGGACCGGGTCGGGCATCCTGGCCCTGGCCGCCCTCCGGCTGGGCGCCTCGCGGGCCGTCGGATACGACACCGATGAGCTCGCGGTCGAGGCGAGCACAGCGAATGCCCGGGCGAACGGTGTGAGCGACCGGTTCGCGGCCCACCACGGAACACTGCCCGAGCTGGCGGCCGAGTTGTTCGCCCTGGTGGTCGCCAACCTCGTCGCTGTGGTGCTCGTCGAGCTCGCCCCTCGGCTCGCAGCCCACACCGCGCCGGGTGGGACGCTGATCGCGTCAGGGATCATCGAGAGCCGTTCTGATGAGGTGGAGGCCGCGCTCACGGCCGCCGGGTACGCGGTCGTGGACTGGATCACGGAAGGGGATTGGGTGACCGTCCGCCTCGTGCGGACGCCATGACCACGCATCGGTTCTTTGTTGAGCACGCGACAGCCGCCGGTGAGCGTCTCGCGGTTCCGGATGCCATCGCGCACCAGGTCACGCACGTGCTCCGCCTGCGGGATGGCGACGAGATCGTGCTCCTCGAGGGAGACGGGCTGGAGGTCCGCTGCCGCCTGGCCGGCGCCTGGCTGGACGTCGTGTCGCGTGCCCCGGCCCTCGGGGAGCCGCGCCATCGGCTGATTGTGGCGCAGGCACTGCTCAAGGGGGATCATCTGGAGCCCGTGGTCCGCCACGGAACCGAGGTGGGTATCTCCCGGTTCGAGCTGTTCGTGTCGGGCCGGTGCGTCGTCCGCGAAATCTCGGGCGCGCGCCTGACGCGCCTGCGCGCGATGGCCCGCGAAGCGGCCGAGCAATCCGAGCGTGGCATCGTCCCCGAGGTCGTGGCCCCGGTGGCGCTGGCCGCCGTCATCGGTCCCGGATCCGTCCTGTTGTTCGAACGCACGGATGGTCTGCGCCTGTCGGAGGTGCCGGCTCCCGAGCGCCTGATCATCGGTCCCGAAGGGGGATTCACCTCGGACGAGGTGGCCGCCGCGGAAGGGGCGGGAGCGACGGTCGCCGGACTGGGGCCACGCATCCTGCGCAGCGAATCGGTGGCCGTGGCAGCGGCCGCCGTGGTCTTGTCGCGGACGGGGGACTTCGCCTAGGCTCCGCCCTCCGCTCCGTCAGCTCGCCGAGGGGACGTCGACCACCAGGTCATCGCCTTGCACCCTCACCGTGTAAACCTGGACGGGCCGCTTGGCTGGCCCACGCTGGACCTCCCCCGTCGAGACGTCGAAGCGGCTGCCATGGCAGATGCAGGTGAGAATGGGGCCGTCGAGCTCGCCTTCGGAGAGCGAGCAACGAAAGTGCGTGCAGATGTCGCTAACCGCGTAGTAGCGGCCGTCGATGTTCGCGACTGCGATCTCGTGACCGGCTGCCTCGAACTTGGCCAACCCCCGCAGCGGGACGGTGCCGACCTTCCCGACGGTCACGGGCGTGACAAGAGCGCCAGGCTGGGCTCGCTCCGGGGACGAGCGTCGGAGGATGGCTTGGGCGAGGTTCCTAATCCGGCGCAACTGGCTCATGGAAGGAGCCTAGCACTCGCGGTGGTCTTGTCGCGGATGGGCGACTTCGCCTAGGCTCGCCTCGTGCCCGACCGCGACCCCACCTACGACGCCGAGTGCCTGTTCTGCCGGATCGCGGCCGGAGAGATCCCGTCTGACCGGGTCCACGAGGACGACCAGGTGGTCGTGTTTCGCGACATCAACCCGGTTGCACCCACCCACCTGCTGGCCATCTCGCGCCGTCATATCCCATCCGCCGACGACCTGACCGATGCGGATGGCGAGCTGCTGGCCGCCTTGTACAGCGCGCTGCGAAGGGTCGCGGCCGACGCCAGGCTGCGGGGGTATCGGGTCGTCACCAACGTCGGGCCCGAGTCTGGCCAGAGCGTCTTCCATCTCCACTTCCACCTGTTGGGTGGACGTCCGATGTCTTGGCCACCCGGTTGACAACCAATCGGTCGGCTAGTCTGTGGCGCCCACCACTCGCTCGGAGCTTCGCGTGAGCTTGATCTGCTCCAACTGCCAGACCGAGAACCCGGCCGGCGGCAAGTTCTGCACGGAGTGCGCGACGCCGCTGGCCAGCCCATGCCCGAGCTGTGGCACCGCGAACCTATCCAACGCGAAGTTCTGCAGCGAATGCGCCACGCCACTGGCGGCCGGGGCGGGCGCGACGCCGGCCCGCAGCGCGTCACCCGCAACATCCGCGGCACCGTCGCCTGTGGCGGAGCGGCGCGTCGTCTCAATCCTGTTCGCTGACCTGGTGGGATTCACGCCGTTTGCCGAGGAGCGGGACTCTGAGGAGGTCCGTGAGTCCCTGACCAAGTACTTCGATGTGGCCCGGCAAGTCATCGAGCGGTATGGCGGGACGATCGAGAAGTTCATCGGGGATGCGGTGATGGCGGTATGGGGCGTGCCGGTCGCGCATGAGGATGATGCTGAGCGCGCGGTCCGGTCCGCGCTGGACCTCGTCCAGGCGGTGAAAGCCCTCGGCCCAGGGATCGAGGCCCGCGCCGGGGTCTTGACTGGCGAGGTGGCGGTCACGCTGGGTGCCACCGACCAGGGAATGGTGGCCGGGGACCTGGTCAACACCGCCTCGCGACTGCAGGGGGCGGCCCCGCCGGGGACTGTCCTGGTCGGGGAGGCGACCCAGCGTTCGGCCTCAGCGGGGATCGTGTTCGAACCGGCGGGCGAGCAGATGCTGAAGGGCAAGACGGCCCCGGTGGCCGCATGGCACGCCGTCCGGGTAGCGGGCGGGATCCGCGGTCGGTGGCGGACCGAGGGGCCCGAGGCCCCGTTCGTGGGTCGCACCG encodes:
- the dnaJ gene encoding molecular chaperone DnaJ yields the protein MAVKRDYYDILGVERDASEGDIKRAFRRAAQKQHPDVDASSGSEERFKELNEAYRVLSDRQRRAAYDMFGHAGVDGSSATGEPFGGGFGPFGDIFDAFFGGAPAGTRRRQRVVAGSDLRYDLTITLAEALTGISREIRFPTLVRCPTCDGSGAEPGSEPERCPDCNGTGERRRVSQTILGQMVNITACPRCGGEGRVVSTPCHTCKGDGRLREERRLQVSIPPGIESGQRIAIESQGEAGPRGGPAGDLYVMVTVREDPDLVRRGTELYTEVAVTFTQAALGAKLPVRTVEGSEEVEIPAGIQSGEEIRLRGRGLPRLRGAGRGDLHVIATVVVPAKLTKRERELLKQLGDVSGPAVLPKSGPSLGDRLRDLFG
- the prmA gene encoding 50S ribosomal protein L11 methyltransferase; the protein is MRWLALSVEADVEAVEAVSEIFGRLGQGSAVEPLELVAQGADEQALRPDPAAGYRVTVWIPDDGEAPDAIDRTRKALWHLRAFDLRPMSQLSVTTTDDAAWATAWRDGYEPIRSGRLTIVPSWLEPPKGSDLVIRLDPGMAFGTGLHPTTRACLELLQTVEPMPTAVLDVGTGSGILALAALRLGASRAVGYDTDELAVEASTANARANGVSDRFAAHHGTLPELAAELFALVVANLVAVVLVELAPRLAAHTAPGGTLIASGIIESRSDEVEAALTAAGYAVVDWITEGDWVTVRLVRTP
- a CDS encoding RsmE family RNA methyltransferase; this translates as MTTHRFFVEHATAAGERLAVPDAIAHQVTHVLRLRDGDEIVLLEGDGLEVRCRLAGAWLDVVSRAPALGEPRHRLIVAQALLKGDHLEPVVRHGTEVGISRFELFVSGRCVVREISGARLTRLRAMAREAAEQSERGIVPEVVAPVALAAVIGPGSVLLFERTDGLRLSEVPAPERLIIGPEGGFTSDEVAAAEGAGATVAGLGPRILRSESVAVAAAAVVLSRTGDFA
- a CDS encoding non-heme iron oxygenase ferredoxin subunit; the encoded protein is MSQLRRIRNLAQAILRRSSPERAQPGALVTPVTVGKVGTVPLRGLAKFEAAGHEIAVANIDGRYYAVSDICTHFRCSLSEGELDGPILTCICHGSRFDVSTGEVQRGPAKRPVQVYTVRVQGDDLVVDVPSAS
- a CDS encoding histidine triad nucleotide-binding protein, translated to MPDRDPTYDAECLFCRIAAGEIPSDRVHEDDQVVVFRDINPVAPTHLLAISRRHIPSADDLTDADGELLAALYSALRRVAADARLRGYRVVTNVGPESGQSVFHLHFHLLGGRPMSWPPG